From the Rhodococcus sp. NBC_00297 genome, one window contains:
- a CDS encoding isopenicillin N synthase family dioxygenase, producing MTALPVLDMSTADVDGFRSAVREATHDHGFFHLTGHGVDPELVSTVLSLARTFFALPADAKDEISQLNSPQFRGYSRLGGELTNGAVDWREQIDIGPEREVIPAAQGYWNLQGPNQWPSALPELRPAFEAWDAALSDVGLRLLRHWAVSLGAAEDTFDAAFAELPATLIKVVRYPGSTENPQGVGAHKDSGVLTLLLVEPESTGLQVELRGGEWIDVPPVAGAFIVNVGELLEVATGGYLRATRHRVLAPTPGTDRVSVPYFLSPALDARVPLIDLPPELAARSRGVDTDPDNPLFRTYGENAWKSRTRAHPDVAEKHHGIRR from the coding sequence GTGACAGCTCTGCCCGTTCTCGACATGTCGACCGCGGATGTCGACGGGTTTCGCTCGGCAGTGCGCGAGGCCACCCACGACCACGGCTTCTTCCACCTGACCGGTCATGGTGTCGACCCCGAGCTCGTGTCGACGGTCCTGTCGCTGGCGCGCACCTTTTTCGCGCTGCCGGCGGACGCCAAGGACGAGATCAGTCAACTGAACTCGCCCCAGTTCCGCGGCTACAGTCGGCTCGGCGGCGAGCTGACCAACGGCGCCGTCGATTGGCGAGAGCAGATCGACATCGGTCCGGAGCGCGAGGTGATTCCCGCGGCGCAGGGATACTGGAACCTGCAGGGCCCCAACCAGTGGCCGTCCGCGCTACCCGAACTGCGTCCCGCGTTCGAGGCCTGGGACGCCGCCCTGTCGGACGTCGGGCTGCGGCTGCTCCGACACTGGGCAGTCTCCCTCGGCGCGGCCGAGGACACATTCGATGCCGCCTTCGCCGAGCTCCCCGCGACGTTGATCAAGGTGGTGCGGTATCCCGGCAGCACCGAGAACCCGCAGGGGGTGGGCGCGCACAAGGACTCGGGGGTGCTGACGTTGCTTCTCGTGGAGCCGGAGTCGACCGGCTTGCAGGTGGAGCTGCGCGGCGGCGAGTGGATCGACGTACCGCCCGTGGCCGGCGCGTTCATCGTCAACGTCGGGGAACTGCTCGAGGTCGCGACGGGTGGGTACCTGCGTGCCACTCGGCATCGCGTCCTCGCGCCGACGCCTGGCACGGACCGGGTGTCCGTTCCCTACTTCCTCAGCCCCGCACTGGATGCGCGCGTGCCGCTCATCGATCTTCCACCCGAGTTGGCGGCGCGGTCCCGGGGCGTCGACACTGATCCGGACAACCCCCTCTTCCGGACCTACGGCGAGAACGCGTGGAAATCGCGTACCCGTGCACACCCGGACGTGGCCGAGAAGCACCACGGCATCAGGCGCTGA
- a CDS encoding LLM class flavin-dependent oxidoreductase, translating to MTRTVTLGFDVGVGSADGRAVAATVTAAENAGFGYVTFDDDDVATGGVDAVTRAAFVAATTSTVGLVATASTTYAEPFHLSSQLASLDYASRGRAGWVASRSLAPDVAAAWGREVVSADTDLVREQRDSVTVARGLWDSWEDDAVIRDFPTGRFLNQQKLHYVDFVGEEYSVKGPAIVPRPPQGQVVVFGRFGEIDADLLDVVLVENEADARAVTGAHVVLDVEAPGSPTAAAALVERIAALDDAIGGIRLRPDLIDDDLRVAARYVLPQLFERDLAHRPVPATTLRSTLGLARPVNRFEAAR from the coding sequence ATGACCAGGACGGTGACACTCGGCTTCGACGTCGGGGTCGGTTCGGCCGACGGACGAGCCGTGGCCGCCACGGTGACCGCGGCCGAGAACGCAGGATTCGGCTACGTCACGTTCGACGACGACGACGTGGCGACGGGTGGTGTCGACGCCGTCACGCGCGCGGCCTTCGTCGCCGCGACCACCAGCACGGTGGGCCTCGTCGCCACCGCCAGCACCACCTACGCGGAACCGTTCCACCTCTCGTCGCAGCTCGCGTCGTTGGACTACGCGTCCCGCGGCCGGGCGGGTTGGGTGGCATCCCGGTCGCTGGCACCCGACGTCGCGGCAGCATGGGGTCGCGAAGTCGTCTCGGCCGATACCGATCTGGTTCGTGAACAGCGTGATTCGGTGACCGTGGCGCGTGGACTGTGGGACTCGTGGGAGGACGACGCGGTGATCCGCGACTTCCCGACGGGCCGGTTCCTGAACCAGCAGAAGCTGCACTACGTCGACTTCGTCGGGGAGGAGTACTCGGTGAAGGGCCCCGCGATCGTGCCTCGCCCGCCGCAGGGTCAGGTGGTGGTGTTCGGCCGATTCGGCGAGATCGACGCCGATCTGCTCGACGTCGTCCTCGTGGAGAACGAAGCGGACGCGCGCGCGGTGACCGGGGCGCACGTCGTTCTCGACGTCGAGGCCCCCGGAAGCCCGACGGCCGCAGCGGCTCTCGTCGAGCGCATTGCTGCCCTCGACGACGCGATCGGCGGGATCAGGTTGCGTCCTGACCTGATCGACGACGATCTCCGCGTCGCCGCACGCTACGTCCTTCCTCAACTGTTCGAGCGGGACCTGGCCCATCGGCCGGTCCCGGCCACGACGCTGCGTTCCACTCTGGGCCTGGCCCGCCCGGTCAACCGATTCGAGGCTGCGCGATGA
- a CDS encoding isochorismate synthase gives MRFVYSRPDRSVEATGTRQAFDHIDDAREALEDGSARVLVGAIGFDASTRCALVEPSTFDRRDEPRTPEQSTLPGAVIASQNPPPDKHVARVQRALTVLNHPGSALRKVVLARSITLVFDAPLSPTALADTLIEANPMHNGFAVDLTAAGGPYFGRHLVGSSPELLVRRTGTQVICRPFAGTAARQQDPVADEQAGADLLASAKNLAEHRFVVDAIAEALAPLCSEVSVPDGPTLTSTPAVWHLATPITATLADPATTALDLALALHPTPAVAGSPTDLALQTIDLLESGRNRDFYAGMVGWCDASGDGEWMVAIRCLDIAADGLSGVATAGGGIVAASDASAELEETTAKFATVLRPFGL, from the coding sequence ATGAGATTCGTCTACTCCCGGCCCGACCGCAGCGTCGAGGCGACGGGCACCCGGCAGGCGTTCGATCACATCGACGACGCGCGCGAGGCTCTCGAGGACGGGTCGGCGCGGGTTCTCGTGGGGGCCATCGGGTTCGATGCGTCCACGCGGTGTGCACTCGTCGAACCGTCGACGTTCGACCGGCGCGACGAGCCGCGGACACCCGAGCAGAGCACCCTGCCCGGAGCCGTGATCGCCTCCCAGAACCCGCCACCCGACAAGCACGTCGCGCGGGTGCAGCGTGCCCTGACGGTGCTGAACCATCCCGGATCCGCACTACGCAAAGTGGTTCTCGCGCGGTCGATCACGCTGGTGTTCGATGCCCCGCTGTCCCCGACGGCGCTCGCGGACACGCTCATCGAGGCGAATCCGATGCACAACGGTTTCGCCGTCGATCTCACCGCGGCGGGTGGTCCGTACTTCGGCCGCCACCTGGTGGGCTCGAGCCCGGAACTCCTCGTGCGGCGTACCGGAACCCAGGTGATCTGCCGACCGTTCGCCGGAACTGCTGCACGACAACAGGATCCGGTGGCGGACGAGCAGGCGGGCGCCGACCTGCTCGCCAGCGCCAAGAACCTGGCCGAGCACCGCTTCGTCGTCGACGCCATCGCCGAGGCCCTGGCGCCACTGTGCTCGGAGGTGTCCGTCCCCGACGGGCCGACGCTGACCAGCACGCCGGCCGTGTGGCATCTGGCGACCCCGATCACCGCGACACTGGCCGACCCCGCCACCACGGCACTGGATCTCGCGCTCGCACTGCACCCGACACCCGCGGTCGCGGGCAGCCCCACCGACCTGGCGCTCCAGACCATCGATCTGCTGGAGTCCGGACGCAACCGCGACTTCTACGCCGGCATGGTGGGGTGGTGCGACGCGTCGGGCGACGGTGAGTGGATGGTGGCCATCCGCTGCCTGGACATCGCCGCCGACGGCCTCAGCGGGGTCGCGACCGCGGGTGGCGGCATCGTCGCCGCCTCGGACGCGAGCGCCGAGCTGGAGGAGACGACAGCGAAGTTCGCGACGGTGCTCAGGCCCTTCGGCCTCTGA
- a CDS encoding GNAT family N-acetyltransferase produces the protein MQCDDRVPVIPTLPDAHPLDDPIRSSLVGAHSRFAEWRGRIARYHPEVAGFFGHPEDMTAEDWADLGALLPVGEQAALRGDGITPPAGWRVLDRIGLLQFDGSALVVEPEPAAQVLTADDVPEMLDLVHRTRPGPFRSRTIEMGTYLGVRDGSRLVAMAGERMHPDGWTEISAVCTDPEYRGQGLATRLIRAVGYGIRERGEVPFLHTSVTNTRAVALYDTLGFVLRRQTTLTIAEVA, from the coding sequence GTGCAGTGCGACGACCGAGTTCCGGTGATCCCGACCCTCCCCGACGCGCATCCGCTGGACGATCCCATCCGATCGTCCCTCGTCGGCGCCCACTCCCGGTTCGCCGAATGGCGGGGCCGGATCGCGCGTTACCACCCCGAGGTGGCCGGGTTCTTCGGTCACCCCGAGGACATGACGGCGGAGGACTGGGCGGATCTCGGCGCCCTGCTCCCGGTGGGTGAGCAGGCTGCACTGCGGGGCGACGGCATCACCCCGCCCGCCGGGTGGCGCGTTCTCGACCGGATCGGGCTGCTGCAGTTCGACGGATCCGCGCTGGTGGTGGAGCCGGAACCGGCCGCGCAGGTGCTCACCGCCGACGACGTGCCGGAGATGCTCGATCTCGTGCACCGCACCCGGCCGGGACCGTTCCGCTCGCGGACCATCGAGATGGGCACGTACCTGGGCGTCCGGGACGGGTCGCGGCTCGTCGCCATGGCCGGGGAGCGCATGCATCCCGACGGCTGGACCGAGATCAGCGCCGTGTGCACCGACCCCGAGTACCGAGGGCAGGGCCTGGCCACCCGCCTCATCCGCGCTGTCGGGTACGGCATCCGGGAGCGGGGCGAGGTGCCGTTCCTGCACACGAGTGTGACCAACACCCGCGCCGTCGCGCTCTACGACACCCTCGGATTCGTGCTCCGCCGACAGACCACCCTGACGATCGCCGAGGTCGCCTGA
- a CDS encoding HAD-IIA family hydrolase, with amino-acid sequence MDMDGVLVHEEHLVPGADRFLKELQDTNTPFIVLTNNSIRTRRDLQARLRRTGLEIPEESIWTSALATATFLGNQRPNGTAYVVGESGLTTALHDIGYIITDIDPDYVVLGETRTYSFEAITTAIRLVERGARFIATNPDATGPSREGSLPATGSVAALITRATGREPYYVGKPNALMMRSALRAIGAHSENTLMIGDRMDTDIVSGLEAGLQTILVLTGISTPASVEMFPFRPTRVIESVADLIGHTANPFG; translated from the coding sequence ATGGACATGGACGGTGTCCTGGTGCACGAGGAGCACCTCGTCCCCGGAGCGGACCGCTTCCTGAAGGAACTCCAGGACACGAACACCCCGTTCATCGTCCTGACGAACAACTCGATCCGCACCCGTCGCGACCTGCAGGCACGCCTGCGACGGACCGGCCTCGAGATCCCCGAGGAGTCGATCTGGACGTCGGCACTCGCCACCGCCACCTTCCTGGGGAACCAGCGGCCGAACGGTACCGCCTACGTGGTCGGGGAGTCCGGCCTGACGACGGCCCTGCACGACATCGGCTACATCATCACGGACATCGATCCCGACTACGTGGTGCTCGGCGAGACCCGCACGTACTCCTTCGAGGCCATCACCACCGCCATTCGGCTGGTCGAACGCGGAGCCCGTTTCATCGCCACCAATCCCGACGCCACCGGCCCGTCACGCGAGGGATCGCTGCCCGCCACCGGATCCGTCGCCGCGCTCATCACGCGCGCGACCGGACGTGAGCCGTACTACGTGGGCAAACCGAACGCGTTGATGATGCGGTCCGCTCTGCGGGCCATCGGCGCGCACTCGGAGAACACGCTGATGATCGGTGACCGCATGGACACGGACATCGTGTCCGGGCTCGAAGCCGGTCTCCAGACCATCCTCGTGCTCACCGGTATCTCGACCCCCGCCAGCGTCGAGATGTTCCCGTTCCGCCCCACCCGTGTCATCGAGTCGGTCGCCGACCTCATCGGGCACACCGCGAACCCGTTCGGATGA
- a CDS encoding GNAT family N-acetyltransferase, which produces MVDIRILESRSDLLESQRVFRAAMVGLPTLQVTEDEIASLREPGRTYGAFDGDRLVGTTDSARGTLTLPGGARVPHLAVTHVGVLPTHTRRGVVSALLRRQLRDARDAGDVVASLRASEAVIYGRYGYGVATSSVSAEVVTARASVREEAVSSGTVRLVDDGDVFDVQAGIVASHPSSRPGTITRLPVWWNASRLRGRTDTGPVWNAVHSTGGVDDGYVRYRPRDPRTWWSGNDRRVVVEDLHAPDDAVFADLVRFLLRLDLVDRITFPALPVDTVLPLLMHDRRSVRLDRTEDETWLRILDVSAALSARTYGPGDAVTIAVQDQDLPENAGTYAVAPDGVRVVDAAPDLTVHVRDLASVLLGGTSWAALVTAGLAEGEASAADELFRTPQAPFAGVGF; this is translated from the coding sequence ATGGTCGACATCCGCATTCTCGAGTCGCGGTCCGACCTGCTGGAATCGCAGCGCGTCTTCCGTGCCGCGATGGTGGGACTGCCCACGCTGCAGGTCACCGAGGACGAGATCGCGAGTCTGCGCGAGCCCGGTCGGACCTACGGCGCCTTCGACGGCGATCGACTTGTCGGGACCACCGATTCGGCCCGCGGAACCCTGACGCTGCCGGGCGGCGCTCGGGTTCCCCACCTGGCCGTCACCCATGTCGGGGTGTTGCCGACCCACACCCGCCGCGGTGTCGTGTCCGCTCTGCTGCGGCGCCAGCTGCGGGACGCGCGCGATGCCGGGGACGTCGTCGCCTCGCTCCGTGCGTCGGAGGCTGTCATCTACGGCCGCTACGGCTACGGCGTCGCCACCTCGTCCGTGTCCGCCGAGGTCGTCACCGCGCGTGCGTCGGTGCGGGAGGAGGCCGTGTCCAGCGGCACCGTCCGCCTCGTCGACGACGGGGACGTGTTCGACGTGCAGGCCGGCATCGTCGCGTCGCACCCGTCGAGTCGACCGGGCACCATCACCCGACTGCCCGTCTGGTGGAACGCGTCGAGGCTGCGCGGGCGGACCGACACCGGTCCGGTGTGGAACGCGGTGCACTCCACCGGCGGGGTCGACGACGGATACGTCCGGTACCGCCCGCGCGACCCGCGGACGTGGTGGTCCGGGAACGACCGCCGGGTGGTCGTCGAGGACCTCCATGCGCCCGACGACGCGGTGTTCGCCGACCTGGTCCGCTTCCTCCTGCGACTCGACCTCGTCGACCGCATCACGTTTCCCGCACTGCCCGTCGACACCGTGCTGCCACTGCTGATGCACGATCGCCGATCCGTACGACTCGATCGCACCGAGGACGAGACCTGGCTGCGCATCCTCGACGTGTCCGCGGCACTGTCCGCGCGCACGTACGGGCCCGGGGACGCTGTGACCATCGCCGTGCAGGACCAGGACCTGCCGGAGAACGCCGGGACCTACGCCGTCGCACCGGACGGCGTGCGGGTGGTCGACGCGGCGCCGGATCTGACGGTGCACGTCCGAGATCTGGCGTCGGTGCTGCTCGGCGGGACGTCGTGGGCGGCCCTGGTCACCGCCGGTCTCGCGGAGGGTGAGGCATCGGCTGCCGACGAGCTGTTCCGGACTCCGCAGGCCCCCTTCGCCGGAGTGGGCTTCTGA
- a CDS encoding DUF1684 domain-containing protein: MTTSVTTFEQDWAAWHSDREEYFRDPLGWVALTGLYWLTETDAAVGDLPGVWRADDDALHVTASTGDGLSVDGVVVDGTVALHPVEGAPGLLVAAGERRVEVIRRTGSVALRVHDPAAPTLASFGGIPTFAPDEKWRVSGTFTPYDSERTVTTAAVVEGLEHHHAGLGVIDFTLGNAPQQFVAFRGKAGGFHILFTDETSGVSTYPACRSLAVGDADADGLVTLDFNRASNLPCALTDYATCPVAPPENRLTVAVEAGEKLPIR, encoded by the coding sequence ATGACAACATCCGTCACCACGTTCGAGCAGGACTGGGCTGCATGGCATTCCGATCGCGAGGAGTACTTCCGCGATCCGTTGGGCTGGGTCGCGCTCACAGGTCTGTACTGGCTGACCGAGACCGACGCGGCCGTGGGGGATCTGCCCGGTGTGTGGCGCGCCGACGACGACGCTCTGCACGTCACCGCGAGCACGGGCGACGGGTTGTCGGTCGACGGGGTGGTCGTGGACGGGACTGTCGCTCTGCACCCTGTCGAGGGGGCTCCCGGCCTCCTCGTGGCCGCCGGTGAGCGGCGCGTCGAGGTGATTCGCCGCACCGGCTCGGTGGCCCTGCGCGTGCACGACCCCGCGGCCCCCACCTTGGCGTCGTTCGGCGGGATCCCCACCTTCGCACCCGACGAGAAGTGGCGCGTGAGTGGCACGTTCACGCCGTACGACTCCGAGCGCACGGTCACCACCGCGGCCGTCGTCGAGGGTCTGGAGCACCACCACGCCGGGCTGGGCGTCATCGACTTCACGCTCGGGAACGCACCGCAACAGTTCGTCGCATTCCGAGGGAAGGCGGGCGGCTTCCACATCCTCTTCACCGACGAGACCAGCGGCGTGAGCACCTACCCCGCGTGCCGGTCCCTCGCCGTCGGCGATGCGGACGCCGACGGCCTGGTGACACTGGACTTCAACCGCGCGTCCAACCTGCCGTGCGCCCTCACCGACTACGCGACGTGCCCGGTGGCACCTCCCGAGAACCGGCTGACCGTCGCGGTGGAGGCCGGCGAGAAGCTTCCGATCAGGTGA
- a CDS encoding LLM class flavin-dependent oxidoreductase, with the protein MRFHWFLPTGGDDERLGARSHGVAIGGGGASAAGAGHRDATLDYLTELAVTVEELGFEAVLTPTGGHCEDAWLVTAALIPATTRLKFLVAFRPGQVSPVTSAQMVSTFHRLSGGRVLLNVVVGGDDVEQRSYGDRLAKEGRYARAGEFLGIARAVSDGRPVRPSGDHYAVDRPNGGGFGGHPPVPLPDVYLGGSSDAALDVAAEHADVFLTWGESPEAVAEKISHVRERAAARGRTLRAGLRMHVITRERAKDAWARAEDLIADVDDATVRTRQAQLGAVGSEGQRRMLALHGGDRRNLVVGPNLWAGIGLVRGGAGTALVGSHDEVVARIEEYREAGVDEIILSGYPHLEEARHVGAGVLGRIASSPSEKEYAS; encoded by the coding sequence GTGAGATTCCACTGGTTCCTCCCCACCGGGGGTGACGACGAGAGGCTCGGTGCGCGCTCGCACGGAGTCGCCATCGGCGGTGGGGGCGCCTCGGCAGCGGGTGCGGGACATCGGGACGCGACACTCGACTACCTGACCGAATTGGCCGTGACCGTCGAGGAACTCGGTTTCGAGGCAGTGCTCACTCCGACGGGCGGACACTGCGAGGACGCGTGGTTGGTCACCGCGGCGCTGATCCCGGCGACCACTCGTCTGAAGTTCCTGGTGGCGTTCCGGCCGGGCCAGGTCTCGCCCGTGACGTCGGCGCAGATGGTCAGTACATTCCATCGACTGTCCGGTGGCCGAGTGCTCCTCAACGTGGTGGTCGGGGGCGACGACGTCGAGCAGCGGTCCTACGGCGACCGTCTGGCGAAGGAGGGCCGCTACGCGCGGGCGGGTGAGTTCCTCGGCATCGCGCGCGCCGTCTCCGACGGCCGGCCGGTGCGGCCGTCCGGCGACCACTACGCTGTGGACCGACCGAACGGCGGCGGTTTCGGCGGGCATCCTCCGGTGCCGCTTCCCGACGTCTATCTCGGCGGATCATCGGACGCCGCACTGGATGTCGCCGCCGAGCATGCCGACGTCTTTCTCACGTGGGGCGAGTCTCCCGAGGCGGTGGCCGAGAAGATCTCCCACGTGCGGGAGCGTGCGGCTGCCCGCGGCCGCACCCTGCGTGCCGGACTGCGGATGCACGTGATCACCCGCGAGCGCGCGAAAGATGCGTGGGCTCGAGCCGAGGACCTGATCGCCGATGTCGACGACGCGACCGTCCGGACCCGACAGGCACAACTGGGCGCCGTGGGATCGGAAGGCCAGCGACGCATGCTGGCGTTGCACGGCGGTGATCGTCGGAACCTGGTGGTGGGCCCCAACCTGTGGGCGGGCATCGGTCTCGTCCGCGGCGGCGCCGGCACCGCGCTGGTCGGCAGCCACGACGAGGTGGTGGCCCGCATCGAGGAGTATCGCGAGGCAGGTGTCGACGAGATCATTTTGTCGGGGTACCCCCATCTCGAGGAGGCACGTCACGTCGGCGCCGGTGTCCTCGGCAGAATCGCATCGTCACCGTCCGAGAAGGAGTACGCATCATGA
- a CDS encoding rhodanese-like domain-containing protein gives MSYAGDITPEQAWELLSTDPEASLVDVRTHAEWSYVGVPDISSLDKPTAFVEWVGYPDGARNENFVDEVRAAGVERGPVVFLCRSGQRSIGAAEAATAAGLGPAYNVLDGFEGATDAEGHRGSAGWRAVGLPWRQK, from the coding sequence GTGAGCTACGCAGGAGACATCACGCCCGAGCAGGCCTGGGAACTTCTCAGCACCGATCCGGAGGCCTCGCTCGTCGACGTCCGCACCCACGCCGAGTGGAGCTACGTGGGTGTCCCGGACATCTCGTCGCTGGACAAGCCGACGGCCTTCGTCGAGTGGGTCGGCTACCCGGACGGCGCGAGGAACGAGAACTTCGTCGACGAGGTCCGTGCCGCCGGGGTCGAACGAGGACCCGTGGTCTTCCTGTGTCGCTCCGGTCAGCGGTCCATCGGTGCCGCCGAGGCCGCGACCGCTGCGGGGCTCGGACCCGCCTACAACGTGCTCGACGGCTTCGAGGGCGCGACCGACGCCGAGGGACACCGCGGCAGTGCCGGGTGGCGCGCCGTCGGACTGCCCTGGCGGCAGAAGTGA
- a CDS encoding LLM class flavin-dependent oxidoreductase: protein MTALFRPDATVHLGVFYQGVNHTTIWSDPASGSQIDFETFRRLITTAERGLFDAFFLGEGLRLREQGGKILDLDIAGRPDAITQLAALAGITTNIGLVATQNTTYNEPVDLARRLSGLDVLSGGRAGWNVVTTDNAWTGENFRRGGYLDHADRYVRAGEFLDVARALWNAGGTPDSVRIQSSQFDIASAAPIPRSPQDHPVIFQAGDSSTGRDFAAQHADVIFSAHGTHFDDALDFANDIRARLVARGRPDDDIKILPGTQIVLADHERDVDEKVRWVKEGQFTGPTTLSIAGQVWGRDLSDRDPDGPLPTEDPIVSGVVGARGSAFNGIDVDARVREWRSLAEAKNLSLRQVVIETSARTGFAGTPSQVADELTRWVRGGASDGFNITPYLVPSGLDDIVDKLVPELQERGSYPAAYGGSTLREHLGLRRPSIGE from the coding sequence ATGACCGCTCTCTTCCGTCCCGACGCCACCGTCCACCTGGGTGTCTTCTACCAGGGCGTCAACCACACGACGATCTGGTCGGACCCGGCCAGTGGCTCGCAGATCGACTTCGAGACGTTCCGTCGGCTGATCACGACCGCCGAGCGCGGACTGTTCGACGCCTTCTTCCTCGGTGAGGGGCTCCGACTGCGCGAGCAGGGCGGCAAGATCCTCGACCTGGACATCGCCGGTCGTCCCGACGCCATCACACAGTTGGCGGCGCTCGCCGGCATCACCACGAACATCGGACTGGTGGCCACCCAGAACACCACCTACAACGAACCGGTGGACCTCGCGCGTCGACTGTCGGGACTGGACGTGCTGTCCGGTGGTCGCGCCGGCTGGAACGTCGTCACGACCGACAACGCGTGGACCGGCGAGAACTTCCGACGCGGCGGCTACCTCGACCACGCGGACCGCTACGTGCGCGCCGGAGAGTTCCTCGACGTCGCCAGAGCCCTGTGGAACGCAGGAGGCACGCCCGACTCCGTGCGCATCCAGTCCTCGCAGTTCGACATCGCCTCTGCTGCACCGATTCCCCGCAGTCCGCAGGACCACCCGGTGATCTTCCAGGCGGGAGATTCCAGCACCGGTCGCGACTTCGCCGCCCAGCACGCCGACGTGATCTTCTCCGCGCACGGCACCCACTTCGACGACGCACTCGACTTCGCGAACGACATCCGCGCGCGACTCGTGGCCCGAGGGAGACCGGACGACGACATCAAGATCCTGCCCGGCACCCAGATCGTCCTCGCGGACCACGAGCGGGACGTGGACGAGAAGGTGCGCTGGGTCAAGGAGGGTCAGTTCACCGGCCCGACGACGCTGTCGATCGCCGGCCAGGTGTGGGGGCGCGATCTGTCCGATCGTGATCCCGACGGACCACTCCCCACCGAGGATCCGATCGTCAGTGGCGTCGTCGGTGCTCGTGGCTCGGCGTTCAACGGCATCGATGTGGATGCACGCGTGCGGGAATGGCGGTCGCTCGCCGAGGCGAAGAACCTGTCGCTGCGGCAGGTCGTCATCGAGACGTCGGCGCGTACCGGATTCGCGGGTACGCCGAGCCAGGTCGCGGACGAGCTCACCCGGTGGGTCCGCGGAGGGGCGAGCGACGGCTTCAACATCACGCCGTACCTCGTGCCGAGCGGGCTCGACGACATCGTCGACAAGCTGGTTCCCGAACTGCAGGAACGTGGTTCGTACCCAGCCGCCTACGGGGGGTCGACCTTGCGGGAGCACCTCGGACTACGTCGACCCAGCATCGGCGAGTGA
- a CDS encoding O-succinylhomoserine sulfhydrylase, giving the protein MPTGGGFSKPLPDGVGQGTLGVRGGLNRSGFEENAEALYLSSGFVYESAEAAEQAFTGDIDHFVYSRYGNPTVTMFEERLRLLDGAEAAFGTSSGMSAVFTGLGALLKAGDRLVAARSLFGSCFVVCNEILPRWGVETVFVDGDDLDQWEQALAVPTTAVFFETPSNPMQSLVDVRRVTEMAHAAGAKVVLDNVFATPVLQRSFDLGADVVVYSGTKHIDGQGRVLGGAILGSKEYIDGPVQTLMRHTGPALSPFNAWTLLKGLETMPLRVRHMNASALAVAEFLEAQPGIGWVKYPYLPSHPQHDLAVSQMSGGGTVVTFELEGGKARAFEFLNKLRIIDISNNLGDAKSMTTHPATTTHRAMGPEGRAAVGITDGVVRISVGLEDLEDLLGDLAGALAR; this is encoded by the coding sequence ATCCCCACCGGCGGCGGGTTCTCCAAGCCCCTGCCCGACGGGGTCGGGCAGGGAACTCTCGGTGTCCGCGGCGGTCTGAACCGCTCGGGGTTCGAGGAGAACGCCGAGGCCCTCTATCTCAGTTCGGGTTTCGTGTACGAGAGTGCCGAGGCCGCCGAGCAGGCGTTCACCGGCGACATCGACCACTTCGTCTACTCGCGCTACGGCAACCCGACCGTCACCATGTTCGAGGAGCGGCTGCGGTTGCTCGACGGCGCCGAGGCGGCCTTCGGCACCTCGAGCGGGATGTCCGCGGTCTTCACCGGGCTCGGAGCGCTCCTGAAGGCCGGCGACCGACTCGTCGCGGCGCGGAGCCTGTTCGGCTCGTGCTTCGTCGTGTGCAACGAGATCCTGCCGCGTTGGGGAGTCGAGACCGTCTTCGTCGACGGCGACGACCTCGACCAGTGGGAACAGGCGCTCGCCGTGCCCACCACCGCGGTGTTCTTCGAGACGCCGTCCAACCCGATGCAGTCGCTCGTCGACGTCCGGCGCGTGACCGAGATGGCGCATGCGGCCGGTGCGAAGGTGGTGCTGGACAACGTCTTCGCGACGCCCGTGCTGCAGCGCAGCTTCGACCTCGGTGCCGACGTGGTGGTGTACTCGGGGACCAAGCACATCGACGGACAGGGGCGCGTGCTCGGGGGCGCCATCCTGGGATCGAAGGAGTACATCGACGGTCCTGTACAGACGCTCATGCGCCACACCGGTCCCGCGCTGAGCCCGTTCAACGCCTGGACTCTGCTGAAGGGTCTCGAGACGATGCCGCTCCGCGTGCGGCACATGAACGCCTCGGCGCTGGCCGTCGCGGAGTTCCTCGAGGCGCAGCCGGGTATCGGATGGGTGAAGTACCCGTACCTGCCGTCGCACCCCCAGCACGATCTCGCGGTCTCGCAGATGAGCGGCGGCGGCACCGTCGTCACGTTCGAGCTCGAGGGCGGCAAGGCGCGCGCCTTCGAGTTCCTGAACAAGCTGCGCATCATCGACATCTCCAACAACCTCGGCGACGCGAAGTCGATGACGACGCACCCCGCCACCACCACCCACCGGGCCATGGGTCCGGAAGGCCGTGCAGCCGTGGGCATCACGGACGGAGTCGTGCGCATCTCCGTCGGCCTGGAGGACCTCGAGGACCTGCTCGGCGATCTGGCGGGAGCGCTCGCCCGGTAG